In one Umezawaea sp. Da 62-37 genomic region, the following are encoded:
- a CDS encoding HAD-IIIC family phosphatase: protein MTIVKCLVWDLDNTLWRGTLAEGDDVEVPEGIRRVITELDARGVLQSIASKNDHDVAWARLEQVGLAEYFVLPRIGWGPKSVSVKEIAEELNFAESTIAFVDDQPTERAEVAFHLPEVRCYPAEQAADLVALPEFTPPVVTEDSSRRRRMYQAGFRRDAERETFTGPDEDFLRTLDLRMTVVRATERELARAAELTLRTSQMNATGVPYDDADLRGLVDDPDHEVLVVTMSDRFGPHGAVGIVLLHRTPALWHLKLLATSCRVVAFGAGSTLLNWIVDRAARAGVHLAADFKPTARNRMMDIAYRFAGFDDEPCACLTALGPAAADGVLRLHLLPEPRPVSPVVTLDAVDLAAVEVHHG from the coding sequence ATGACGATCGTGAAGTGCCTGGTGTGGGACCTCGACAACACGCTGTGGCGTGGCACGTTGGCCGAGGGCGACGACGTGGAGGTGCCGGAGGGGATCCGGCGCGTGATCACCGAGCTGGACGCCCGCGGCGTCCTGCAGTCGATCGCCAGCAAGAACGACCACGACGTCGCGTGGGCCCGCCTCGAACAGGTGGGCCTGGCCGAGTACTTCGTGCTGCCGCGGATCGGTTGGGGCCCGAAATCGGTGTCGGTGAAGGAGATCGCGGAGGAGCTGAACTTCGCCGAGTCCACCATCGCGTTCGTGGACGACCAGCCCACCGAACGCGCCGAGGTCGCCTTCCACCTCCCCGAGGTGCGCTGCTACCCGGCCGAGCAGGCCGCCGATCTGGTCGCCCTGCCCGAGTTCACCCCGCCGGTGGTCACCGAGGACTCGTCCCGCCGCAGGCGGATGTACCAGGCGGGCTTCCGTCGCGACGCCGAACGGGAGACCTTCACCGGCCCCGACGAGGACTTCCTGCGCACCCTCGACCTGCGCATGACCGTCGTCCGCGCCACCGAACGCGAACTGGCCCGCGCGGCCGAGTTGACGTTGCGCACCAGCCAGATGAACGCGACCGGCGTGCCCTACGACGACGCCGACCTGCGCGGTCTGGTGGACGACCCGGACCACGAGGTGCTGGTGGTCACGATGTCCGACCGCTTCGGCCCGCACGGCGCCGTCGGCATCGTCCTGCTCCACCGCACCCCCGCCCTGTGGCACCTCAAACTCCTCGCCACCTCCTGCCGGGTGGTGGCGTTCGGCGCCGGATCCACCCTGCTCAACTGGATCGTCGACCGCGCGGCCCGTGCGGGCGTGCACCTGGCCGCCGACTTCAAGCCCACCGCCCGCAACCGCATGATGGACATCGCCTACCGGTTCGCGGGCTTCGACGACGAACCCTGCGCCTGCCTGACCGCCCTGGGCCCCGCCGCGGCGGACGGCGTGCTGCGGCTGCACCTGCTGCCCGAACCCCGACCGGTGTCGCCGGTCGTGACGCTCGACGCGGTCGACCTGGCCGCGGTGGAGGTGCACCATGGCTGA
- a CDS encoding class I SAM-dependent methyltransferase translates to MADQLDVTPALAGYVREMSLREDAILRELREETAELPGGASLQVMPEEGQFLGLLVSLVGARSVLELGTYTGYSTLCMARSLPAYGRLITCDITTRWADIGAPFWQRAGVTDRIDLRVGPAESTMDALLADGQAEAFDLVFVDADKAGYPAYYERAVRLVRPGGLVVLDNTLFFGRVTDPSMTDPDTEGVRKVNALIRDDHEVDIVLLTVADGLTLVRRKTA, encoded by the coding sequence ATGGCTGACCAGCTGGACGTCACCCCGGCACTGGCCGGGTACGTGCGCGAGATGTCCCTGCGCGAGGACGCGATCCTCCGCGAACTGCGCGAGGAGACCGCCGAACTCCCCGGCGGCGCCTCGTTGCAGGTGATGCCGGAGGAAGGCCAGTTCCTGGGACTCCTGGTCAGCCTGGTGGGCGCCCGTTCCGTGCTGGAACTGGGCACCTACACCGGGTACAGCACGCTCTGCATGGCCAGGTCGCTCCCCGCCTACGGCCGCCTCATCACCTGCGACATCACCACCCGCTGGGCCGACATCGGCGCCCCCTTCTGGCAGCGCGCGGGCGTGACCGACCGCATCGACCTCCGCGTGGGCCCGGCCGAGTCCACAATGGACGCCCTGCTGGCCGACGGCCAGGCGGAGGCCTTCGACCTCGTCTTCGTCGACGCCGACAAGGCGGGTTACCCGGCCTACTACGAGCGGGCGGTCCGCCTCGTGCGCCCCGGCGGCCTGGTGGTCCTGGACAACACCCTCTTCTTCGGCCGCGTCACCGATCCCTCGATGACCGACCCGGACACCGAGGGCGTCCGCAAGGTCAACGCCCTCATCCGCGACGACCACGAGGTGGACATCGTCCTGCTGACCGTCGCCGACGGCCTCACCCTTGTGCGGCGCAAGACCGCGTGA
- a CDS encoding 3-hydroxyacyl-CoA dehydrogenase family protein, with protein MTAAARDDGHPLVVVGAGVMGTGITTLALAHGVPVTLVDLDRAVLDRAEIAIARNLRTAALLGALPPDTPTGRLDAMTDLASALSGSVAVAVVEAVTEDPATKADVLARVSAAVPDGTPLISNTSSIPIDELAAAVVRPADLLGTHFMNPAYLITTVEVIPGPRTAPDVVAAATKFLGELRRTPIVVRDSPGFVTSRLLHPMINDAARLVEEGVASIEDVDALMQGCLGHPTGPLRTADLIGIDNLVDALDVLHLRTGDERSRPCGLLLAKVRDGHHGRKSGRGFYDYEEALP; from the coding sequence GTGACGGCCGCGGCACGCGATGATGGACATCCGCTCGTCGTCGTGGGCGCGGGCGTGATGGGCACCGGCATCACCACGCTCGCCCTCGCGCACGGCGTCCCCGTGACGCTGGTGGACCTGGACCGCGCGGTCCTGGACCGGGCGGAGATCGCCATCGCCCGGAACCTGCGGACCGCGGCGCTGCTCGGCGCGCTCCCGCCGGACACCCCGACCGGACGGCTGGACGCGATGACCGACCTGGCGTCGGCCCTGTCCGGATCGGTCGCGGTGGCGGTGGTCGAGGCCGTCACCGAGGACCCCGCGACGAAGGCGGACGTGCTGGCGCGGGTGTCGGCGGCGGTTCCGGACGGCACGCCGCTGATCTCCAACACCTCGTCCATCCCGATCGACGAGCTGGCGGCCGCCGTGGTGCGACCGGCGGACCTGCTCGGCACCCACTTCATGAACCCGGCCTACCTGATCACGACCGTCGAGGTGATCCCCGGCCCGCGCACCGCACCGGACGTGGTCGCGGCGGCGACGAAGTTCCTCGGCGAGCTGCGCCGGACGCCCATCGTGGTGCGGGACTCGCCGGGGTTCGTGACCAGCAGGCTGCTGCACCCGATGATCAACGACGCGGCCCGGCTGGTGGAGGAGGGCGTGGCGTCCATCGAGGACGTGGACGCGCTCATGCAGGGGTGCCTGGGGCATCCCACGGGTCCGCTGAGGACGGCCGACCTGATCGGGATCGACAACCTGGTCGACGCGCTCGACGTGCTGCACCTGCGCACCGGTGACGAGCGGAGCCGGCCGTGCGGGTTGCTGCTGGCGAAGGTGCGCGACGGGCACCACGGTCGCAAGAGCGGCCGCGGGTTCTACGACTACGAAGAGGCGCTGCCATGA
- a CDS encoding acyl carrier protein, which produces MTVSATPDTIERELIDFLETRTKAGWTVTRDLFGEGGLSSLFAMELVVHLEQRYGITITGANLKLANFRTVGAMVELVVRLRG; this is translated from the coding sequence ATGACGGTCTCGGCCACCCCGGACACCATCGAGCGGGAGTTGATCGACTTCCTGGAGACGCGGACGAAGGCGGGGTGGACGGTGACCCGCGACCTGTTCGGGGAGGGCGGGTTGTCGTCGCTGTTCGCGATGGAACTGGTGGTGCACCTGGAGCAGCGGTACGGGATCACGATCACCGGCGCGAACCTGAAGCTGGCGAACTTCCGGACGGTGGGCGCGATGGTGGAGCTCGTGGTCCGGTTGCGGGGGTAG